GCTCGAAGATCGGTTCGATACCGACGGTCGCGGCGGTGGGAATCCACCCGGTGGACGAGGCCAGCGCATCGAGCGTGGAGAGCACTGTCCGGTGGATGTCGGGCCACGGAGGCGGGGGACCTTCTGGGGAACCGTTCGTCATGCCTGGAGGTATCTAATCACACGGAAACGGGGTGCACACGCTCCCACTACGGTTGAGCGGGCGAGGGGAGCGACTCCGGGTGCGGTGGGCCGCGGGCGGCGAACGTGGCGCAGCCGGAGGCCAGCAGGAGCAGGGGCACGAGCCCGGCCGCGAGCGGGGCGCGGGAAGAGGGCATGGCCGCCAACGTACCAAGCGGGGGGCGTGTCGCTTCGCTTGAATCCGAGGTGTGTCCCGGGCCAGATAACAGGGCTCGGTGCCCCAGGAGGCGATTGCGATGTCCGGTGCTTCGCGGTGGTGGGACAGTGCCAGGGAGTGGGCGGGGAAGTTGCCCGTGGGTCTGGCCGGTGACGTGTCGGTGGACGTGGCTCGCAAGCGGCTGCGCTTGTCCCACGCACGGGTGGAGGCCATCACCCGGCGGGTGCTGCGCGACGTGCGTCCGCTGACGCTGGGCGACTGGGCCCACCTGCCGAAGACCTATGACGTGCGGCTGGCGGTCTCCGGCTGGAAGCTGCGCGTGGAGGTGGCCCTGGAGCGGCTGGAGCTGGTGTCGGGCCGCTACCACCTGACGCTCCTCACCCCGGGCCGGGTGGACCTGGAGGAGTCGAAGATGGCCTCGGCGCTGGTGCAGGGCGTGTTGCGCGTGGGCGGAGGCAAGGCCGCGCTGCGCACCGTGCTCGACCAGGTGATGCCCGAGGGGCTGAGCTGGGACGGACAGCGCTTCCGGGTGTCTGGGGCGCTGCCGAAGGAGGGCGCGGTGTCGGCGCGGCTCTTCGAGTCCTCCTCGCTCCTGATGAACGCCGAGCACGAGCCGGAAGGCGTGTGGCTGTCGGCCGAGGCCTGGCCCGGGCTGGTCGACCTGATGCAGGCCGTGCTCAGCGTGGACCTCCCCCGCAAGCCGCCGGGAACCTGACTCTGAGAACCCGGTAATTCCAGGGTCCATGGCCCAGGAGGGGTGACACGTCATCCCGGAAGATGGTAAGTGCGAACTTAACGCTTTGCGGGAGGTGACACCATGCACGCCGTCGGACACAACCCCCTGACCCTACTGATCGTGCAATTCATCGTGATCATTGGGGTTTCCCGGCTGATCGGGCGGGGCGCGCGGTGGCTGGGGCAGCCGCTGGTCATCGCCGAGGTGCTCGCGGGCATCCTGCTGGGGCCCTCGCTGCTGGGGTGGGTGGCCCCCGGGGCCATGGAGTGGCTGTTCCCGGCCAGCAGCATGTCGGTGCTGAAGATGCTGAGCCAGGTGGGGCTCATCCTCTTCATGTTCCTCATCGGGCTGGAGCTGGACCCCAAGCTACTCAAGGGCCGGGGGCACGCCTCGGTGGTCATCAGCCACACGAGCATCCTGGTGCCCTTCGGGTTGGGCGCGGCGGCGGCGCTCTGGTTCTACCCGCGTCTGTCCGAGCCCTCGGTGCCCTTCTCCTCCTTCGTGCTCTTCATGGGCGTGGCGATGAGCATCACCGCCTTCCCGGTGCTCGCGCGCATCCTCACCGAGCGGCGGCTGCTGACCTCCAAGGTGGGGGCCATGACCATCACCTGCGCGGCGGTGGACGACGTGACGGCGTGGTGCCTGCTGGCCTTCGTCGTCTCCATCGTGCGGGCCTCGGACCTGATGCACGCGGGGCTCACCACGCTCTTCGCGATGCTCTACATCGCCTTCATGCTGGGCGTGGTGCGGCCGTTCCTCTCGCGGCTGGGCGCGCGCGTGGCGAACAAGGAGGGCCTCAACCAGAACGGCGTCGCCCTGACGCTGATGATGCTGCTGGCGTCCTCGTGGGCCACGGAGCTCATCGGCATCCACGCCCTCTTCGGCGCCTTCATGATGGGCGCGGTCATCCCCAAGGAGGGCGGGCTGGCGCAGGCGCTGGCCGAGAAGCTCGAGGACGTGGCGGTGGTGCTGCTGCTGCCCCTCTTCTTCGCCTTCAGCGGTCTGCGCACGGAGATCGGCCTGCTGTCCACCAGCGACCACTGGCTGATGTGCGGCTTCATCATCCTCCTGGCCTGCGTGGGCAAGTTCGGTGGCAGCGCGGTGGCCGCGCGGCTCACCGGCATGCGCTGGCGTGAGGCGGGGGCCATCGGCATCCTGATGAACACCCGCGGGTTGATGGAGCTCATCGTCCTCAACCTCGGCCTGGACCTGGGCGTCATCTCTCCCACGCTCTTCACCATGATGGTGGTGATGGCGTTGGTGACGACGTTCATGACGACGCCGCTGCTGCGCATCATCTATCCCCCCGAGGAGATGGCTCGGGACCAGGTGTCGCTCACACCCGTGGCCCCGCTGGCGGAGGCGCCGCCCTTCACCGTGCTGATGTGCGTCTCCCACGAGCAGGCGGGAGCCGGCATGGTCACCCTGGGGCGTGCGCTCCTGGGTACGCCCTCGCCGTCCTCGCAGCTCTACGCCCTGCACCTCATCCGCCCCACCGAGCGCGCCTCGTTCCACCTGCGCCATGACCCGGAGAAGGCCAGCGGCAATACCCTGGCCCCGCTGCTGGGCCGCGCGAGCAGCCTGGGCCTGGAGGTGCGGCCGCTGTCGTTCGTGTCGGCCGAGCCCGGGCTGGACATCTGCCGCACGGCCGAGGCCAAGCAGGCCAGCCTCATCCTGCTGGGCTGGCACAAGCCGCTCTTCAGCCGCACGATGCTGGGCGGCACCGTGCACGAGGTGATGCAGGAGGCGGGCACGGACGTGGCGGTGCTGGTGGACCGGGGCCTGGAGAACGTGCGCCGGGTGCTGGTGCCTTTCATCGGCAGCTCGCATGACCGGGCGGCCCTGGGGCTCGCCCGCCGGCTGCTGCAACACTCCGATGCCGAGGTCACGGTGCTGCACGTCACCCAGCCCGAGGGCCCGCGTGAGCACTCGGGCGCTCGCCCCCTGGTCGAGGCGCTCTTCCCGGAGGGGTCCGGGCGGGTGCACTTCAAGGTGGTGGCGCACGACTCGCCCGAGGACGCGGCGCTGGAGGAGTGCCGGCGCGGGTATGACCTGGTGGTGGCGGGCGTGGGCGCGGAGTGGGGCCTGGAGGACCAGCTCTTCGGCTTGCGCGGTGAGCGGCTCCTCCGAGACGCTCCCACCTCGCTGCTCATCGTGCGACACTCGGCCTCCTCGCCCGCCGCGGAGGCCACCGCCGCGACGGAGGCGGTTCCCGCGCTGACCGCGGGCAACGCCGCCTCTTGAGGCCTCGGGGCGGGCGAGGCGTGAACCCGCTCGCTTCACGGAGGCAGACCGATGGCCGATCTCGCGCACAACCCGCTCAGCCTGCTCCTCGTGCAGCTCGTGATCATCATCGGTCTGTCCCGGCTCATCGGGCGGGGAGCGCGGTGGCTGGGCCAGCCCCTCGTCATCGCCGAGGTGCTCGCGGGCATCCTGCTGGGCCCCTCGCTGCTGGGGTGGGTGGCCCCGGAGGTGATGGGCACGCTCTTTCCCGCGAGCAGCATGCCGGTGCTGAAGATGCTGAGCCAGGTGGGGCTCATCCTCTTCATGTTCCTCATCGGGCTGGAGTTGGAGCCGCGGGTGCTCCGGGGACAGGGCCGGACGTCGGTGCTCATCAGCCACACCAGCCTCCTGGTGCCCCTGCTGCTCGGGGCGCTGGTGGCGTGGTGGCTCTACCCGCGCCTGTCCGAGCCCTCGGTGCCGCTGCCCTTCTTCGTGCTCTTCGTGGGGTTGGCCCTGAGCATGACCGCCTTCGCGGTGCTGGCGCGAATCCTCTCGGAGCGCGGCCTGCTGCGCTCCAAGGTGGGACTGCTCGCCCTGACCTGCGCGGCGGTGGATGACGTGACGGCGTGGTGCCTGCTGGCCTTCCTCGTCTCCCTGGTGCGCGCCTCGGGGCTCGAGCAGGGGGTGTACACCACGCTCTTCGTGCTGCTCTACATCGGCTTCATGTTGGGAGTGCTGCGGCCCTTCCTTCATCGGCTGGGCGCGCGCGTGGCGAGCAGGGAGGGCCTCAACCAGAACGTGGTGGCCCTCATCGTGCTGCTGCTGCTGGCCTCCTCGTGGGTGACCGAACGCATTGGCATCCATACCCTCTTCGGCGCCTTCCTCTTCGGGGCCATCATCCCCAAGGAGGGTGGACTGGCCGAGGCGCTGGTGGAGCGGTTGGAGGACGTGGTGGGGGTGATGCTGCTGCCCGTCTTCTTCGTCTACAGCGGCCTGCGCACCCACCTGGAGCTGTTGGGGAGTGGCTCGGACTGGGCCCTGTGCGGCCTCATCCTCCTGGTGGCCAGCGTGGGCAAGTTCGGCGGCAGCGCGGTGGCCGCGAGACTCTCGGGCCTGCGCTGGCGCGAGGCGGGGGCCCTCGGCATCCTGATGAATGTGCGCGGGTTGATGGGGCTCATCGTCCTCAACCTCGGCCTGGACCTGGGGCTCATCTCTCCCAAGCTCTTCACCATGATGGTGGTGATGGCCCTGGTGACCGCCCTCATCGCCTCGCCGCTGCTGCGCTGGGTGTATCCGCCTGGGGAACAGGTCCAGGACCGGGTGCCGCTCGCCCCCGTGAGTCCACCGGTGGTTCCCGCGCCCTTCACCGTGTTGATGTGCGTGGGGCAGGGGCAGGTGGGCAGGGGGATGGCGACCCTGGGGCACGCCCTCATCGGCTCCAGCGCCGAGCCCTCCCAGTTCTACGCCCTGCACCTCGTGGCCCCCAGCGACCACTCCTCCTTCCATCCCCGGCGGGAAGAGGACACGTCAGGAGATGCCCTGGCCCCGTTGCTGGGCCGCGCGAGCAGCCTGGGCCTGGAGGTGCGGCCGCTGTCGTTCGTGTCGGCCGAGCCCGGGTTGGACATCTGCCGCACGGCCGAGGCCAAGCAGGCCAGCCTCATCTTGCTGGGCTGGCACGAGCCGCTCTTCAGCCGCGCGATGCTGGGCGGCACCGTGCACGAGGTGATGCGGGAGGCGGGCACGGACGTGGCGGTGCTGGTGGACCGGGGCCTGGAGGGCGTGCGCCGGGTGCTGGTGCCCTTCCTCGACGGCCCGCATGACCGGGCGGCGCTCGCCCTGGCGCGGCGCCTGCTGCGCTCCACGGACGCACAGGTGACGGTGCTGCACGTCACTCCTTCCGCGGGTGCGCGCGGGCCCACGGCGGCGCGGTCCCGGGTCGAGAAGCTCTTCCCGGGAGCGCCTGGGCGCGTGCACACCCGGGTGGTGGCGCACGGCTCGCCCGAGGACGCGGCCCTGGAGGAAGCACGGCGTGGCTATGACCTCGTGGTGATGGGAGTCGGGGCCAGGCACCGCGAGCGCCTCATCCGCGAGGCTCCCACGTCACTGCTGGTGGTTCACCCCCATTCCCAGGCCAGCGCAGGTGAGGCCGCCGATGTCGCCGACAACGAACCCGATACGGCCCCGGCGCTCCCAGCCGATGGCCCCTTCCCTTGAATCACTGTCACCCCCCCTTACGCATCGGAAACGAGACAACGACGTCATGCACCTGGGAGCGACCATCCGACTGCTGCGCGTGGACGCGGGGCTGAGCCTGCGCGACCTCGCCCGTCGTATCGGCGTGTCCAGCGCCTACCTCAGCCGCGTGGAGAACGGGCTGGACGCGGCCCCCACGCCGGAGCGGCTCGCCGCCATTGCCCGCGAGCTGGGCGTGCCCCCCACGCTCCTCATGGACGTGGCGCACCGGGTGAGCCCCTTCGTGGCCCACTACCTGGAGCAGGTGCCCGGCGCGGGCATGCTCTTCCTGGAGATGGCGCGCCGGGGCCTCTCCGGCCCGCAGCTCGCCCGGGTCCGTGAGTTCCTCGACGCGGAGTTTCCCATGCGCGCCGCCGGGAGTGAGGCTCCGGTGCCGGCACTGGTGCCGCTGCTGGCGCCGGAGCGGATGGTGCTGCGCCTCACCTGCGCCGCACTCGAGGACGCGCTGGATGTGGCCGCGGGGCGGCTGGTGGGGTCCTGCCCCGGCATGAGTGCCCCCTGGCTGGTGGCGGAGCTGAAGCGGCGTGAGGCGGAGGCCTCCAGCATGGTGGGCAACGGCGTGGCGGTGCCGCACGCCATCGTCGAGCACGCCGCGCCGGTGGCCGCCGTGGTGACGTTGGCCAAGCCCCTCAAGGCCGAGACGCCGGATGGCCTGCCCCTGCGGCTGCTGGTGGTGCTCGTGGGAGGAGAGCGCGGACGTGCGCACCTGGTGCGGTTGGCACATGTGGCGCGGTTGGCCAGTCATGGTCTGGCCGAGCGGCTCGCCGATGAGGAGCAGCCCCAACAATTGCTTTCCCGGCTCACGGAGCTGGAAGCCCTGCGATGAGTGCGTGGAGGTGAGATCATGATGAAGACAAGCCATGTGCTGGTGGGAACGCTCTCCTGGGTGCCGCCCCACGTGCTCGCATTGTCCGGAGTGCGCTGGCGGTTGCTCGCGCTCGGCGCCGGGGGAGGGCTGATGGTGGGCCTGACCGCGTTGGGACTCTGGCTCATCCGCCTCGCCCTCAAGACACGGTAGGACGCCATCCGTGATGGATTCGGCGGATTCGACAAGGACGAGTGCGATGACAATGTTTCTTCGACGCTGGCCGTTGGCTTTCGTGGTGGTGACGGGTCTTCTCTCCGGGTGCGGCCTGCCGGAGGAGGAGGGGCTCACGGAGCCCGTGGGCTCCACGGAACTGGAGCTCACCAATACCTGTCAAAGCCTCTCCCAGCACTACGCGTTCAAGTGCGCCACGATCCCCGTGTACAGCTCGGCCACGAGCAGCACCGCGATCGACACCATCTACTGTGGCGGCGCCAACGTGAGCGTGCGCCTGTTGAAGGCGTGTCCCTCGAACGAGCGCTTCTACGTGGAGTACTCCCGGTTGTCCGGCCCGTACGAGCCGGGCTGGGTCCACCGGAGCTTCATCGCGACCGTGAACTGAGAGGCCGCGAGTGGCGGGCCTTCAAGGAAGCACGGCTTGCGTTGGTACCAGGCTATATGATGCCGAGCCATCGCCGAGCTGGCCTTGGGCGTTGTAGCCCCAACCCCAGACGGTGCCATCGTTGCGCAGGGCCAACGAGTGGGAATTGCCAGCGGTCAGAGCGGTGACGCTGGACAGGCCGGGCACCTGCACGGGGGTGAGGCGGGTGGTATTTGTTCCATCGCCGAGCTGGCCTTGGGAGTTGGAGCCCCAGGCCCAGACGGTGCCATCGTTGCGCAGCGCCAGCGAGTGGGCATTGCCAGCGGCCAGCGCGATGATGCCGGACAGAGCGGAGACCTGCACGGGGGTGAGGCGGGCGGTGGTGGTCCCATCGCCGAGCTGGCCGGAGGAGTTGGCGCCCCAGGCCCAGACGGTGCCGTCGCTGCGCAGCGCCAGCGAGTGGGACTCGCCAGCGGCCAGGGCGGTGATGCTGGACAGGCCGGAGAGCTGAATGGGGGTGGGGCGGGCGGTGGTGGTCCCATCGCCGAGCTGGCCGGAGGCGTTGGAGCCCCAAGCCCAGACGGTGCCGTCGCTGCGCAGTGCCAGCGAGTGGGCATTGCCAGCGGCCAGGGCGGTGATGCTGGACAGACCGGACACCTGCACGGGAGGGCGATCGGAGTTGTCGCCCCAGGCCCAGACGGTGCCATCGCCACGCAGCGCCAGCGAGTGTTTTTCACGGGCGGAAACCGCCGGCGACGGGCAACGATTGGTGGAGAGGGTGAATTCCCTGGTGGTGGTGAGGCTTTTGCTGTTGGCGACAGTGACGGTGACGGTGATCACAGTTCCTGCTGGCGAGCAGGGTGGAGGGGTCCATGTGATCTCGCTGTTCGTGCCAGTGCTAGCAGGAGTCCCGAGGGTTCCGGCGCTGCACGTCCACACGAAATCGAGATGGGGTGTCTCCTCGTCCTGTGCCGTGACGCTGAACGTCACCGTTTCGTGGGCCAGCACGCTGGTGGCGGACTGAGCGCCTTGGATGATGATGGGCGCGGTTGTGTCACAGCGATCGGGGTTGCGCTGGCAGAATGCCTCCCCCTCCTGCTCGAAATCCGCGCAGCCCGCGAGCCCGATGAGCAGCACCATGGCCAGTAGGGCCTGGAGGCTCGAATTCTTCTGCGTCCTCATCACGGCCACCTCCCATGAACGAAGGCGGAGGTCCCATCCGTGCTCACGCCGAGCGACACGGGCTGGTCCGGCGAACCCAGTACGTACATCCCCGCCGCGGTGACCAGACCCGCGGCGCCTGCACCCAGCAGGCTGATTCCCACCGTCTGCCACGTGTTCCCGCGAGAGACATTGCGCTGCACGTCTTCCCTCGTCGCGATCCGGGGATCGTTGGTGCGCAGCTGGTTCAACGTTCCGCGAGAGATGGCCCAGGAGATGCCACCTGCCACCAGGAGGGTCCCGCCCGCGACGGCTGGGATGAGCGACTTCCTTCGCAGCGCTCCGTGCGCAGACGCCTCGAGAGAGGCAGCGGAGGGCGGAGTCGCTGGTGGCTGGGTCACGACAGCCGTGGACGGGGATGCGGAGGGCTCCACCCTCAGACGAGCGAACTCGCGCTTCACCTGCTGCCGTACGGACTCGAAGCGCCTTTCGATCTTGGGCGCTACCTGCACGGGTAGCTTCGAGTCGGGTCGTAGCAGGAGTGCTGCCTTGAAGGCGGCGGTGCCTTGCTCCTCCCGACCCAACTCGCACTGGAGTATTCCCTCGTAGAGGGAGCGGGTGACTTCTTCTTCCGTGCTGCGAGGTAGCTGTCGGGCGAGTTGTGTCTGCTCGAGAGCGCGCTCGTATTCGAGGCTTTCGTACAGGCTATGGATCGAAATGAGGTAGGTTTTTACATCCTCGGTGTTCTCGGCTCGAGTGGCGCAAGGAATCACCAGGAGCAGACTCAAGGCCAGGGCTCTCTGATGGACAGAACTGTCGAGACGACGTGTCTGATTCATAGCGCCCTGTGTCGATGAGAATCGAGAATCGCCCTCCAATGGGGATGGTCCGTCGACCCCGGGGGAAAGTCCACCTCCACATGAAATGAATTCTCAGGCGGCCCGGCGCGCGGCGGTGGTGGGGCGGATGTCCCCGTGGTTCGGCGGGGGCAGGGTGATGGTGGGCGACAGGCCCGGTGCCACCAGCGCGCTCGTCAACAGGGACGAAGGGTGGAAGTTCACGAACGCCCCCTCCACTCGCGACGGGCCCGCGAAGAGTTTCTCCACGATCATCGACGAGTACTGCTCCAGCGAGCTCTCACGGGTGTTGCCATTGAGCACCACCTCCAGGCCCATCTGCTCGGCGTAGGCGCGCACTCCCGGAATCCTCGACTGCAGCGGCGTGTAGCTCTCCGAGGCCACGCCGTTCTCGCTCACCACGAACACTTCCTTGTCCGAGGCCACCGCGAGCGACATGTTCCCCATCGTGTGCCCCGGCGTCGACAGGATGGCCGCGCCCCTTCCCAGCCACACGTCCCCGTCCAGCAGCACCACCCGCTCCTCCGGCACTCCGTCCGTCCCGCCCGGCACGTACCAGACCTTCTCCAGCGGGTGCAGGTTCTTCACCGACTCCCACTCGGTCCGCTGCACCAGCAGCTTCGCCCTCGGGAAGTACGCCGGCTCTCCGTCCCCGCCCAGCCACCGCCGCACGTCCTGCACGTGCAGGTGGTCGAACGCGATGTAATCCACGTCCTTCGGATGCAGCCCCAGCGCCGCGAGGTGGCTCTGCACCGTGCCCAGCCGCCGTGTCATCACCTTGTCCGACAGGAAGTTGCCGTACTTCTCCCGCAGCGACGCGTAGAAGGGGGCCGCCTGCCCGCGCTCGTAGTCGCTCGGGTTGAAGAGCAGGGTGCGCGTCACTCCCTCCTCCTGGTACTGCACCACCTGCATCCGGTTCGTCATCATCACGTAGGGCGCCGGTGACAGCGCCCCTCCGCTGAAGGCGAACAGCGACGGGTAGGGGAACGTGACGAGATCGCACGTGGCCACCGCCGCCACCGGGCCCGCGGCCGTGAACACATCGCGCGCCTCCTGCGCGGCTCGGCGGAGCTTCTGAAGCCGGATGCCGGACACCGGCTCGGCGCGGGCCTCGTTGAGGAAGGGCAGGGGACGGAAGGGGGAGGTCATGGGTTCACCGTGAGGTCGAAGACGGTCTTCACCGACTGGTACTGGCCACGCGCCAGGTTGGCCTCGATGGCCTCCTGGTAACGCGCGAGCGGAAAGGTATGTGTCACGAGCACGCTCGGATCCGGGCCCTCCCGGCGGGCGAGCAGCTCCAGCACCAGGTCGAACGTGTGCTTGCGCTCGCCCCGGAAGCTCTCCGGGCCGTACACGTAGGAGCCGAGCAGCGTGAGCTCGTTGCGCCACACCGTCGTCCAGTCCACCCGCTCCAGGATGCCCGCCGCCCCCACCAGCACCACCTTCCCCAGCGAGCGCGTGTAGCGCAACGAGTCCTGCACCGAGGTCGCGCTGCCGATGCAGTCGAATGTCACCTCGTAGCCCCCCATGAGCGCTGGCGGGCCGAGGATGGGGCGGTACACCTTCGCGCCCGTGCGCCTCGCCACCTCCTCGGCCTCGGCGGTGTCGTCCCGCATCACCCGGAAGGCCTCGTCCGCCCCGAGCTGCTTCGCCAGCCGCAGCTGGTACTCCTCGGCCGCCAGCAGCGTCACATGACAGCGCGAGCCCAGCGCGCGGATGGCCCAGAGGCACGCGAAGGCCACCGGCCCACCGCCGATCACCAGCACCCGATCCCCGTCCTTCAGCGGCACCTTCAGCACCGCGTGCAGGCTCACCGCGAGCGGCTCCACCAGCACGCCGGCCGTGTCTCCCACCCCTTCCGGCAGCGGGTGGAGCTGCGAGGGGTGTGCCACCATCTCCGTCCCCATGCCCCCGGGCAGGTCCTTCTGGAAGCCGAGCAGATGCCCCGGTGCGAGGCAGCCCTCGGCGGTGTGCTCGCAGCCGTTCTCCTGGCCAGCCGCGCACGGCGCGCAGGGCGGCTGGATGCCCCGCAGGCGGCAGGGCAGCAGCGGATTCACCACCACCTTCTGTCCCACCTCCACGCCGCGCGCCTGGGGCCCCAGCTCCTTCACCTCGGCGAGCACCTCGTGGCCCAGCACCGCGGGAAAACTGTTGAAGGGCTCCATCTGGGGGCTCATCTTGAAGAAGATCGTCCCCATGTCCGAGCCGCACAGGCCCGCCAGCAGCGGGCGCAGCCGCACCCAGTCCGGTCCGGGCAGGGTGGGGGAGGCCAGCTCACGCAGGGAGAGACAGCTCCCACGCCCGTAGTGCAGCTTCGGGTACATTCCTCCAATCCCCTTGGCGAGGACGTACTTGGGGATGGAGAGTGCGAAGACGAGTCCCTTCACGGGGGGCAAGCTCCCTGGGCAGGCGGCCTGACGGCGGGGGACGCGGAGTCTAGCTCGCGAGAGGACCCGCGACACAGGGTCCGTTCTGGTAGGGTGACGGCAGAGGGTTGACTGTATGGCGAAGGCGAAGCGGAAGTCCGACGACACACTCTCTGGAGAGGCGCTCAACGACGAGGTCCGCGTCGAGGCCTCGCTGCGTCCGCGCACCTTCGACGAGTACGTGGGGCAGAGCGCCGTCGTCGAGAAGCTCAAGGTGTACGTGCAGGCGGCCAAGAGTCGTGGCGAGTCGCTCGACCACTGTCTCTTCTCCGGCCCCCCGGGTCTGGGCAAGACGTCGCTGGCCTACCTCATGGCCACCGAGCTGGGCGTGGGCATCCACGTCACCAGCGGCCCCGCGATCGAGCGCAAGGGCGACCTGGCCGGCCTCCTCACCAACCTCAACGAGCGCGACATCCTCTTCATCGACGAGGTCCACCGCCTCAACGTCGCCATCGAGGAGTACCTCTATCCGGCCATGGAGGACTTCCGGCTGGACATCACCATCGACACCGGCCCCGCCGCCCGGGCGATGAAGATCGACCTGCCGCCCTTCACCCTCATCGGTGCCACCACCCGCACCGGCCTCCTCACCTCGCCGCTGCGCGACCGCTTCCAGATTCAAGAGCGGCTCGAGTACTACGAGCCCAAGCACCTGGAGATGATCCTCAACCGCTCGGCGCGCATCCTCGGCGTCAAGTTGGATCGCGAGGGCGCGAAGGAGATCTCCACCCGCGCGCGCGGCACCCCGCGTATCGCCAACCGGCTGCTGCGCCGGCTGCGCGACTTCGCCGAGGTGGAGGGCGATGGCACCATCACCCAGGAGCTGGCCTCTCAGTCGCTCACCCGGCTCGGCGTGGACCCCTCCGGTCTGGACGCGATGGACCGTAAAATCCTGCTCACCATCCTCGACAAGTTCGGCGGGGGCCCGGTGGGCGTGGAGACCATCGCCGCCAGCGTGGGCGAGCAGCGCGATACCATCGAGGACGTGTACGAGCCGTACCTCCTGCAGGAAGGCTTCCTCCAGCGCACGCCGCGGGGCCGAGTAGCCACGCACCACGCGTACGCCTATTTCAACAAGAAGGCGCCCACCACGGCGCAGGGGTCCCTCTGGTGAGCACCACCGCGACCGCCGTCCAGCCGCCTCCCATGTCCCGCGTTCCCCGTGACTTCTACGCGGAGCTCGTCCGCACCTCCCAGGGCAACCGCGCCGGCTACCTCGCCGATCGCGAGCGTTGGCTGCGCGAACTGCCCGTGGAGGCCCGCGAGGAGCTCCTCTTCGAGTTCGAGATGCTCCTGCGCGCCGTGGAGCGCTACGTCCACCTCCACGACAACGGCGTCATCGATCCCCAGGATCAGCCGCTCGTCACCCGCGACTTCCGCGAGGAGCTCAAGGACGTCCGCGCCACCCTCAGCCAGGCCATCCGCCTGGCGCGGCACCTGTTGGATCCCGACTCCACCCAGAAGCTCCAGTTCCGGCGCTACGTGGAGACGCAGCTGTCCGACGACAAGACGCGCCGCTCGCGCATCGAGGGCGAGCTGGACCAGGAGACGCCCCAGGAGAGCCTCTTCGTCCTGCGTCAGTCCTTCGAGTCGCTGCGCAACCTCATCGACCACCTGCTGCAACTGCCGGTGTGCGGGCTGAACCTCTTCAACGACGTGGGCAACCTCGTCCTGAGGGAGATCGTCCTCAACCGCTACTTCCGGCCCTTCCGCCTCAACGAGTTCCGTCTGGAGTACGACCGGCTGCGCTCGGTCCGCCTGCTGTCGCTGCTCGCCACGGTGCCGGCGGAGACGCGGCCCCTCTTCACCATCGCCTACCTGGGCCTGTTCCGCCTGCTGCACTACCTGGCCTACGTGAGCCAGGATGCCCAGGGCCCCATCCCCCGCCGCGTGCGCGTGGTGCTCTCCCTGGTGCGCAGCGAGGCGCTCAGTCTCGTGGGCTACCTGAAGAACGAGCTGGCCCCCAAGGCCGGCCCCAAGCCCCTCCAGGCCGCGTGCTTGCGCGTGGCGCGCGACATCGCCCGCGAGACCGAG
This is a stretch of genomic DNA from Archangium violaceum. It encodes these proteins:
- a CDS encoding cation:proton antiporter — translated: MHAVGHNPLTLLIVQFIVIIGVSRLIGRGARWLGQPLVIAEVLAGILLGPSLLGWVAPGAMEWLFPASSMSVLKMLSQVGLILFMFLIGLELDPKLLKGRGHASVVISHTSILVPFGLGAAAALWFYPRLSEPSVPFSSFVLFMGVAMSITAFPVLARILTERRLLTSKVGAMTITCAAVDDVTAWCLLAFVVSIVRASDLMHAGLTTLFAMLYIAFMLGVVRPFLSRLGARVANKEGLNQNGVALTLMMLLASSWATELIGIHALFGAFMMGAVIPKEGGLAQALAEKLEDVAVVLLLPLFFAFSGLRTEIGLLSTSDHWLMCGFIILLACVGKFGGSAVAARLTGMRWREAGAIGILMNTRGLMELIVLNLGLDLGVISPTLFTMMVVMALVTTFMTTPLLRIIYPPEEMARDQVSLTPVAPLAEAPPFTVLMCVSHEQAGAGMVTLGRALLGTPSPSSQLYALHLIRPTERASFHLRHDPEKASGNTLAPLLGRASSLGLEVRPLSFVSAEPGLDICRTAEAKQASLILLGWHKPLFSRTMLGGTVHEVMQEAGTDVAVLVDRGLENVRRVLVPFIGSSHDRAALGLARRLLQHSDAEVTVLHVTQPEGPREHSGARPLVEALFPEGSGRVHFKVVAHDSPEDAALEECRRGYDLVVAGVGAEWGLEDQLFGLRGERLLRDAPTSLLIVRHSASSPAAEATAATEAVPALTAGNAAS
- a CDS encoding helix-turn-helix domain-containing protein, with the protein product MHLGATIRLLRVDAGLSLRDLARRIGVSSAYLSRVENGLDAAPTPERLAAIARELGVPPTLLMDVAHRVSPFVAHYLEQVPGAGMLFLEMARRGLSGPQLARVREFLDAEFPMRAAGSEAPVPALVPLLAPERMVLRLTCAALEDALDVAAGRLVGSCPGMSAPWLVAELKRREAEASSMVGNGVAVPHAIVEHAAPVAAVVTLAKPLKAETPDGLPLRLLVVLVGGERGRAHLVRLAHVARLASHGLAERLADEEQPQQLLSRLTELEALR
- a CDS encoding RCC1 domain-containing protein: MRTQKNSSLQALLAMVLLIGLAGCADFEQEGEAFCQRNPDRCDTTAPIIIQGAQSATSVLAHETVTFSVTAQDEETPHLDFVWTCSAGTLGTPASTGTNSEITWTPPPCSPAGTVITVTVTVANSKSLTTTREFTLSTNRCPSPAVSAREKHSLALRGDGTVWAWGDNSDRPPVQVSGLSSITALAAGNAHSLALRSDGTVWAWGSNASGQLGDGTTTARPTPIQLSGLSSITALAAGESHSLALRSDGTVWAWGANSSGQLGDGTTTARLTPVQVSALSGIIALAAGNAHSLALRNDGTVWAWGSNSQGQLGDGTNTTRLTPVQVPGLSSVTALTAGNSHSLALRNDGTVWGWGYNAQGQLGDGSASYSLVPTQAVLP
- a CDS encoding cation:proton antiporter → MADLAHNPLSLLLVQLVIIIGLSRLIGRGARWLGQPLVIAEVLAGILLGPSLLGWVAPEVMGTLFPASSMPVLKMLSQVGLILFMFLIGLELEPRVLRGQGRTSVLISHTSLLVPLLLGALVAWWLYPRLSEPSVPLPFFVLFVGLALSMTAFAVLARILSERGLLRSKVGLLALTCAAVDDVTAWCLLAFLVSLVRASGLEQGVYTTLFVLLYIGFMLGVLRPFLHRLGARVASREGLNQNVVALIVLLLLASSWVTERIGIHTLFGAFLFGAIIPKEGGLAEALVERLEDVVGVMLLPVFFVYSGLRTHLELLGSGSDWALCGLILLVASVGKFGGSAVAARLSGLRWREAGALGILMNVRGLMGLIVLNLGLDLGLISPKLFTMMVVMALVTALIASPLLRWVYPPGEQVQDRVPLAPVSPPVVPAPFTVLMCVGQGQVGRGMATLGHALIGSSAEPSQFYALHLVAPSDHSSFHPRREEDTSGDALAPLLGRASSLGLEVRPLSFVSAEPGLDICRTAEAKQASLILLGWHEPLFSRAMLGGTVHEVMREAGTDVAVLVDRGLEGVRRVLVPFLDGPHDRAALALARRLLRSTDAQVTVLHVTPSAGARGPTAARSRVEKLFPGAPGRVHTRVVAHGSPEDAALEEARRGYDLVVMGVGARHRERLIREAPTSLLVVHPHSQASAGEAADVADNEPDTAPALPADGPFP